The Glycine soja cultivar W05 chromosome 3, ASM419377v2, whole genome shotgun sequence genome window below encodes:
- the LOC114406506 gene encoding phospholipase A(1) DAD1, chloroplastic-like, which produces MRLVIRIASIQPRASSSISQPNPTFSSSESNANSQFNKSLLSWNRLKPPSTKCNFPKLRHKWKQYQGINHWEGLLDPLDDDLRWEILRYGHFVDATYSSFDFDPSSLTYATCLYSKKSLLNKCGLGNYGYRLTKYLHVTCGIHMPTWINKFFKQACIRSNWIGYVAICDNKKEITRLGRRDIVIAFRGTVTCLEWLENLRATLTHLPDHVVGENDGVGPMVQKGFLSLYTSKSTTRASLQEMVREEIGRVIQRYTNEPLSLTLTGHSLGAALAILSAYDITTTFKNAPMVTVISFGGPRVGNESFRKQLEQNGIKILRIVNSDDVVTKVPGLVVNLDDVASNEDVHMGIWSRWLHKYIEDMQLVYADIGQELRLSSKEFPNLNKGDVAMCHDLKTYLHLVKNFVSSSCPCKHKKSTPFSHKFGSSPGAK; this is translated from the coding sequence ATGAGGCTTGTTATTAGAATAGCTTCAATCCAACCACGTGCATCATCTTCAATTTCCCAACCCAACCCTACTTTTTCATCATCTGAATCAAATGcaaactcacaattcaacaaATCTTTGCTCTCATGGAACCGACTCAAGCCTCCCTCAACCAAATGCAACTTCCCCAAACTCCGCCACAAGTGGAAGCAATACCAAGGAATCAACCACTGGGAAGGCTTGCTGGATCCTCTTGACGATGACCTACGCTGGGAAATCCTAAGATATGGCCACTTTGTGGATGCTACATATAGCTCCTTTGACTTTGACCCTTCTTCTCTTACCTATGCCACATGTCTTTACTCGAAGAAATCGCTATTGAACAAGTGCGGGTTGGGAAACTATGGATACCGATTGACTAAATATCTACATGTCACGTGTGGGATTCACATGCCAACatggataaataaattttttaaacaagcCTGTATCCGGTCCAACTGGATCGGATATGTGGCAATTTGCGACAACAAGAAAGAGATTACGCGTCTTGGCCGACGTGACATTGTAATTGCCTTCAGGGGAACGGTTACTTGTTTGGAGTGGTTAGAAAACCTACGCGCGACCTTGACACACTTGCCGGATCACGTGGTCGGAGAAAATGATGGTGTTGGTCCCATGGTTCAAAAAGGGTTTTTGAGCCTTTACACCTCCAAAAGCACCACACGTGCAAGTTTGCAAGAAATGGTAAGAGAAGAGATTGGAAGAGTTATTCAAAGATACACCAATGAACCACTTAGCTTAACCCTAACGGGTCACAGCCTTGGAGCCGCACTCGCAATCCTAAGCGCGTATGATATAACCACCACCTTCAAGAACGCACCAATGGTCACGGTTATATCTTTTGGTGGGCCCCGCGTGGGAAACGAGAGTTTTAGGAAGCAATTGGAACAAAATGGAATCAAGATACTAAGAATAGTAAACTCCGATGATGTTGTGACTAAGGTTCCGGGACTCGTGGTGAATTTAGATGATGTGGCGAGTAATGAAGATGTCCACATGGGAATTTGGTCAAGATGGTTGCACAAGTACATAGAAGACATGCAATTGGTGTATGCTGACATTGGGCAGGAGTTGAGGCTAAGTAGCAAGGAGTTTCCAAATCTTAACAAAGGAGATGTTGCCATGTGTCATGACCTCAAGACATACCTTCATTTAGTGAAAAATTTTGTAAGCTCCTCTTGCCCTTGCAAACACAAAAAATCCACTCCATTCAGCCACAAATTTGGATCATCTCCGGGTGCTAAATAA
- the LOC114405172 gene encoding uncharacterized protein LOC114405172 produces the protein MLNGTNFKVWKEVVEIVLGCMDLDLALRTERPISTPETSNEVKIEKWDRSNRMCLMIMKRSIPEAFRGSISEGQSAKKFLEEIEQYFAKNEKAETSNLLAKLISMKYKGKGNIREYIMEMPNLASKLKSLKLELGEDLFVHLVLISLPAHFGQFKVSYNTQKDKWSLNELISHCVQEEERLQRDRTESAHLTSTSE, from the coding sequence ATGCTAAATGGGACAAATTTTAAGGTCTGGAAGGAAGTCGTAGAAATTGTTCTTGGTTGTATGGATTTGGACTTGGCATTGAGGACGGAACGACCCATTTCCACTCCGGAAACCTCTAATGAGGTAAAAATTGAGAAGTGGGATCGGTCCAACCGAATGTGCCTTATGATCATGAAGCGCTCTATTCCAGAGGCGTTTCGGGGCTCTATTTCTGAGGGTCAAAGTGCAAAGAAATTCCTTGAGGAAATCGAGCAATACTTTGCCAAAAATGAAAAGGCAGAGACGAGTAACCTTTTGGCCAAACTCATCTCCATGAAGTATAAAGGCAAAGGAAACATAAGGGAGTACATTATGGAGATGCCCAATCTCGCATCAAAACTCAAGTCACTTAAGTTAGAGCTTGGTGAAGACTTGTTTGTGCACTTGGTTTTGATCTCGCTTCCTGCACactttgggcaattcaaagtgaGCTATAACACTCAGAAGGACAAATGGTCCCTCAATGAGCTTATATCTCACTGTGTGCAAGAGGAGGAGAGGCTGCAGAGAGATAGGACTGAAAGTGCTCACTTGACTTCGACCtcagaataa